The Hypomesus transpacificus isolate Combined female chromosome 2, fHypTra1, whole genome shotgun sequence genome window below encodes:
- the LOC124476005 gene encoding uncharacterized protein LOC124476005, translating to MGNAHGNSSGKAAEVPMELIVGRHPDDKTLITWLMKRWHARNPLWPKEGSFDLACCEEMEVNIKHHKSKNHSVKRLGKKKIEREVLNWFRREGHRRQMARTEQKTQSNNKKETEKITNPRETGTEKLQGQSPTAPAWPVESPPYQDSKNPFRVGRSAPKCPEGEKVRGQLQGDFTFTLDKAPEVYAGCRKAETPNRREQAETGMGQKYGNSTCHSEQSQDHLDRLEYQKKTAEKAEVAHLVDKLNYLEQIIKESKEKEWEEQKHNEHQDASQKECEDTDIAPPMQSSDQSPGARPKQKSIDQSLTEWSKQKCDDMEKSIHKMEREIHNLTTKLRDHRNKTSAPRPTSEILPNQDPHSVWQHQSSRGAMRLSLEGMIVPQNSEGGEDYRRKIAPQEERTQHWVRNGGRLGRRSSLNDYPEERGAEDLNNPFLQCPLVVKGTGQDPMYVPWSFMDMIGLAGRLPTLTDGANKWITALKESTAGVTLALGDIKALLMHTAGKQITEEVFQRAKLPRVVTGNQVDGVGFGGHRNQIWAELRKHYPEKMDPSKLDGEALKDDECPTKFLHTFQRRWRDETGGAWNTNNTTQRLFMLMVKKAKPQNVQKCLDGVVGLMKMDWPLFSEHIVHHVDNCRKEKREAEEQKNYLSTS from the coding sequence ATGGGGAATGCTCACGGGAACAGCAGTGGGAAAGCTGCGGAAGTTCCAATGGAGCTAATAGTAGGACGCCACCCAGACGATAAAACGTTAATTACATGGTTAATGAAGAGATGGCATGCGCGCAATCCACTTTGGCCGAAAGAAGGATCCTTTGATTTGGCGTGTTGTGAGGAAATGGAGGTCAACATAAAACACCACAAATCTAAAAACCATAGTGTCAAGAGATTAGGCAAAAAGAAAATAGAAAGAGAAGTATTAAATTGGTTTAGACGAGAAGGACACAGACGTCAGATGGCCAGAACAGAGCAAAAAACACAAAGCAATAataaaaaagagacagaaaaaataACCAACCCAAGAGAAACAGGAACAGAGAAACTACAGGGACAGAGCCCCACTGCACCAGCATGGCCTGTGGAATCACCCCCATATCAGGACAGTAAGAACCCATTCAGAGTGGGACGAAGCGCCCCGAAGTGCCCcgaaggagagaaagtgagaggacaACTACAGGGAGATTTCACTTTCACTCTGGACAAAGCACCAGAAGTCTATGCTGGGTGCAGGAAAGCGGAAACACCAAATAGGAGAGAGCAGGCCGAGACAGGCATGGGACAAAAATATGGGAACTCAACATGCCACAGCGAACAGTCACAAGACCATTTAGACAGATTGGAGTACCAAAAGAAGACGGCAGAAAAAGCAGAAGTGGCTCATTTGGTTGACAAACTGAACTACCTGGAACAAATAATAAAAGAATCCAAAGAAAAAGAATGGGAAGAGCAAAAACATAATGAACATCAAGATGCTAGTCAAAAGGAGTGTGAGGACACCGACATAGCACCTCCAATGCAATCCTCAGATCAGTCACCTGGGGCACGcccaaaacaaaaaagcatagATCAATCACTGACAGAATGGAGCAAACAAAAATGCGACGACATGGAAAAATCAATACacaaaatggagagagaaatacaCAACCTAACAACCAAATTAAGAGACCACAGAAATAAAACGTCTGCACCCAGGCCAACATCTGAGATCTTACCAAACCAAGACCCCCACAGTGTATGGCAACATCAAAGCAGCAGAGGGGCGATGCGTCTAAGTCTGGAAGGCATGATAGTTCCACAAAACAGTGAAGGTGGGGAAGACTACAGACGAAAAATAGCACCACAGGAAGAACGAACGCAGCACTGGGTGAGAAATGGAGGAAGGTTGGGGAGAAGATCTAGCCTAAACGACTACCCAGAagaaagaggagcagaggaTCTAAACAATCCATTCCTGCAATGCCCCCTAGTGGTAAAAGGAACTGGACAAGATCCCATGTACGTGCCATGGTCTTTCATGGACATGATCGGCCTGGCAGGAAGGCTGCCTACACTCACCGATGGAGCCAACAAATGGATAACAGCATTGAAAGAGAGCACAGCAGGGGTGACCCTGGCTCTGGGAGACATAAAGGCTCTGTTGATGCACACTGCCGGAAAACAGATAACAGAAGAAGTTTTCCAGCGTGCAAAATTGCCAAGAGTGGTGACCGGAAATCAAGTGGACGGCGTAGGGTTTGGAGGCCACCGCAACCAAATATGGGCAGAGCTAAGAAAGCACTACCCAGAGAAGATGGATCCCTCCAAGTTAGATGGCGAAGCGCTGAAAGACGACGAATGTCCAACTAAATTCCTGCATACCTTTCAAcgtagatggagagatgagacagGGGGTGcctggaacacaaacaacaccacacagagactgttCATGCTCATGGTAAAAAAGGCCAAGCCACAAAACGTACAGAAATGTCTGGACGGTGTGGTGGGCCTGATGAAAATGGACTGGCCATTGTTCTCAGAACATATAGTCCACCATGTTGATAACTGCAGAAAAGAAAAACGAGAAGCAGAAGAACAAAAAAACTACTTATCAACAAGTTAA
- the etfb gene encoding electron transfer flavoprotein subunit beta isoform X1 has product MSKCVLVGVKRVIDYAVKIRVKPDHSGVVTDGVKHSMNPFCEIAVEEAVKLKEKKLIKEVVAVSCGPQQVQETIRTALAMGADRGIHVEVTGNDYETLGPLQVSKIFAALAKKENAQLVILGKQAIDDDCNQTGQMTAALLDWPQGTFASEVALDGDKVKVVREIDGGLETIKINMPAVVTADLRLNTPRYATLPNIMKAKKKKIANVKPSDLCVDLTSRVEVVRVDEPPQRQAGVKVDTVDDLVGKLKESGRI; this is encoded by the exons ATGTCAAAGTGCGTCCTTGTTGGAGTTAAACGTGTAATTGACTATGCTGTCAAG ATCCGTGTGAAGCCGGACCACAGTGGTGTGGTAACTGATGGTGTGAAACACTCCATGAACCCCTTCTGTGAGATtgctgtggaggaggctgtCAAACTGAAGGAGAAGAAGCTTATTAAGGAAGTGGTAGCTGTCAGCTGTGGCCCTCAGCAAGTTCAG GAAACTATCCGTACTGCCCTGGCCATGGGGGCGGACCGAGGGATACATGTTGAAGTTACTGGGAATGACTACGAGACACTGGGCCCCCTACAGGTGTCTAAGATCTTTGCTGCCCTGGCTAAGAAAGAAAACGCTCAACTTGTCATCTTAGGAAAACAG GCAATTGATGACGACTGTAACCAGACAGGTCAGATGACTGCTGCCTTACTGGACTGGCCCCAG GGCACTTTTGCGTCTGAGGTGGCACTGGATGGAGACAAGGTCAAGGTGGTGAGGGAGATTGATGGTGGACTGGAGACCATCAAAATCAATATGCCAGCAGTAGTGACCGCAGACCTTCGACTCAACACCCCCAGATATGCCACTCTTCCCAACATCATG AAAGCAAAAAAGAAGAAGATTGCCAATGTGAAACCATCAGACCTGTGTGTGGACCTGACTTCACgggtggaggtggtgagggTGGATGAGCCACCACAGAGACAGGCGGGGGTTAAGGTGGACACGGTTGATGACCTAGTGGGCAAACTGAAAGAATCGGGGAGGATATAA
- the etfb gene encoding electron transfer flavoprotein subunit beta isoform X2, whose product MNPFCEIAVEEAVKLKEKKLIKEVVAVSCGPQQVQETIRTALAMGADRGIHVEVTGNDYETLGPLQVSKIFAALAKKENAQLVILGKQAIDDDCNQTGQMTAALLDWPQGTFASEVALDGDKVKVVREIDGGLETIKINMPAVVTADLRLNTPRYATLPNIMKAKKKKIANVKPSDLCVDLTSRVEVVRVDEPPQRQAGVKVDTVDDLVGKLKESGRI is encoded by the exons ATGAACCCCTTCTGTGAGATtgctgtggaggaggctgtCAAACTGAAGGAGAAGAAGCTTATTAAGGAAGTGGTAGCTGTCAGCTGTGGCCCTCAGCAAGTTCAG GAAACTATCCGTACTGCCCTGGCCATGGGGGCGGACCGAGGGATACATGTTGAAGTTACTGGGAATGACTACGAGACACTGGGCCCCCTACAGGTGTCTAAGATCTTTGCTGCCCTGGCTAAGAAAGAAAACGCTCAACTTGTCATCTTAGGAAAACAG GCAATTGATGACGACTGTAACCAGACAGGTCAGATGACTGCTGCCTTACTGGACTGGCCCCAG GGCACTTTTGCGTCTGAGGTGGCACTGGATGGAGACAAGGTCAAGGTGGTGAGGGAGATTGATGGTGGACTGGAGACCATCAAAATCAATATGCCAGCAGTAGTGACCGCAGACCTTCGACTCAACACCCCCAGATATGCCACTCTTCCCAACATCATG AAAGCAAAAAAGAAGAAGATTGCCAATGTGAAACCATCAGACCTGTGTGTGGACCTGACTTCACgggtggaggtggtgagggTGGATGAGCCACCACAGAGACAGGCGGGGGTTAAGGTGGACACGGTTGATGACCTAGTGGGCAAACTGAAAGAATCGGGGAGGATATAA